In Nicotiana tabacum cultivar K326 chromosome 17, ASM71507v2, whole genome shotgun sequence, one DNA window encodes the following:
- the LOC107802628 gene encoding uncharacterized protein LOC107802628, whose product MSMGKKNRKSKTKNKRRKPKFLSLSLQLSNKKSQPSDHHMPVSSTASTHDHQNSSQQLNLFPLHPENLVDDKDSGHDENVALFFSGAENSATTLTELLTSSKDEIDSNQSGPNYMTVSSSEARLKYADTYRGQEGELVRTALRNKEREHKEEEKWVVYSDVVDLDQHSETTRKEEEVSSCSIDRPRKRNQQQQLSLKLDYEEILNAWSDKGSLYLQAESPQIVPDIHDDFLNYETSFSSHGLMGGWDSSAVLYRVPEVMASEQSASRTTESLQEEELKVGRREASVLRYKEKRQKRLFSKKIRYQVRKLNAEKRPRVKGRFVKRD is encoded by the exons ATGTCCATGGGCAAGAAAAATCGTAAATCCAAAACCAAAAACAAGCGGAGAAAACCTAAGTTTCTAAGTCTTAGTCTTCAGCTTTCTAATAAAAAATCTCAACCGTCAGATCATCATATGCCGGTATCATCCACCGCTAGCACCCATGATCATCAAAATTCTTCTCAACAGCTCAATCTCTTTCCTCTACACCCAGAAAATTTAGTCGACGACAAAGACAGTGGCCACGATGAGAACGTGGCCCTGTTTTTTTCCGGCGCTGAAAACAGCGCCACTACTCTTACCGAACTTCTCACTTCTTCTAAGGATGAAATTGATAGCAACCAAAGTGGTCCAAATTACATGACGGTTTCATCATCGGAAGCAAGACTAAAGTATGCCGACACTTACAG GGGACAAGAAGGTGAGCTAGTACGGACAGCTCTGAGGAACAAAGAGAGGGAACACAAGGAAGAAGAGAAGTGGGTTGTTTATTCGGACGTTGTTGATCTTGACCAACATAGTGAGACAACGAGGAAGGAGGAGGAAGTAAGCAGTTGTTCAATTGATCGTCCGAGGAAGAGAAATCAACAGCAGCAGTTGTCACTAAAGCTTGATTATGAGGAAATATTGAATGCTTGGTCAGATAAGGGTTCGCTTTATCTTCAGGCAGAATCTCCGCAGATCGTTCCCGATATCCATGACGATTTTCTCAATTATGAAACATCTTTTTCATCCCAC GGACTAATGGGTGGCTGGGATAGCAGTGCAGTTCTATATAGAGTGCCAGAAGTTATGGCAAGTGAACAAAGTGCAAGTAGAACCACAGAAAGTTTACAAGAGGAAGAGTTGAAGGTTGGACGAAGAGAGGCCAGTGTATTAAGGTACAAAGAAAAGAGACAGAAGAGGCTCTTCTCTAAAAAAATCCGCTATCAAGTTCGGAAGCTCAACGCTGAAAAGCGCCCTCGCGTTAAG